The Micromonospora sp. NBC_00421 DNA window GCCCGGAACGCGCCGACGGTGGCGATGTCGATCTCGCCCACGGCGCGCACCTCGACCACGTCGTCGGCCACCCGGAGCCGCACGTGGAAGCGGTCCTCTCCCTGTGTCATGCCCCGAATCTAGCCCCCACCCCCGACGTTTCCGCCCTGCCCGAGGTGGGTTTCCGGGTAGTCCCAGGGTCGCCCCGGAGCCGACCCCGACTCCTCCTCAGGGTGGAGCACCGCCGGTCACGCGAGGCGGCACCCGCAGCGCCCGTAAGACGCGCGGAACCCCTGGCAGGACGCGGTACGACCGGCCGCCCGCAAGGGCGGACCGGTCGTACCCGGTCGTTCCTCCCCCGGCGGGTGGTCAGCCGCCGCTGGCCGACGGCGCGGGTGCGGGTGACGAGCCCCCGGCGACCGCGCCCGGGTGCGCCGGGCTGGTGGTCGGCGCCGGCTTCAGGCCCGGCGGTACGGGCAGCGCGCTGCCCCTGGCGAACTCGGCCCAGCTGGTGTTCCAGGCCGTCCAGCCGTTGCCCGGTCGCAACGGCACCTCGGTGCCCTTGACGGTGACCAGGTCGCCGACCTGGGTGACGCCCATCAGCCAGTCGGCGGCGGTGGACGAGACGTTGGCGCAGCCGTGCGAGACGTTGGTGTAGCCCTGGTCGCCCTCCGACCAGGGGGCGGCATGGATGAACTCGCCGCCCCAGGTGAGGCGCTGGGCGTCCTCGACGTCGACCACGTAACCCCCGTCGGGCTCGCCCCGGGTGTCGAAGCGGGTCTGCTGGTGCTTCTCCATGATCACCATCTTGCCGCTGGAGCTCGGCGTGCTCGGCTTGCCGAGACTGACCGGGATCCTGCGGATCAGCCTGCCGTCCTGGAAGACCGACATCTGCTTGGTGGCGTTGTCGATGTCCAAGGCGACCTGCCGACCGATCTTCGAGGTGGACCGCCGGTCATCGTCACCGACGTACTCCTTGCCGATCGGCAGGCCCGCCAGCGCGGACCGGACGCTGATCGTCGTACCGGTACGCCAGAAGTCAGGTGCCCGGTAGTAGACCTGGCTGCCGTCCTCCAGCCACGACCAGGTGCCCGGCTGCGGCGGGTCGGTCTTCACGAACAATCGTCGTTGCACGGCCGCCCTGGCCTCTTTGGGAATTGCCGGCTCGAATGCCACAGTCACCGGCATGGCGGTGCCGTACGTCTGGTTACCGGCGAAATAGAGCACGCTGGTCAACGCTTGCCGGTGCGTATTCGTCACCGTGGTGAACGTGGTGCGCCCGACCGTCGTCCGGCCCGAGTCGCCGGTTGCGGTCACCTCTGCGGTGTACCTGCGGCCGCTGCCCAGCGGGACCGCAGGCACCCAGCTCGACCCGTCCTCCCTCGGCTCACCGGCAACTGCCTTCCCCTTGTCGTCGGTGAGTTTCACGCTGCTCACCCGACCGTTCTTCACGGTGGTGCCGACCTCCGCGCTGATCGGCACGTCCTTCGCCCGATCGGCGGGACTCACCGACACCGTGGGGCCGGCCGCCCCGCCGGGTGCCGCCCCGGCCGCCGGCTTCCGCTCGGCGGTGCACCCGCCGAGGGCCAACGGTGCGGCTGCGATGGTTACCGCCAAAAGCGTCAATCGCCGCCTCACGTCCATATTCCGTCCCCCATTCCCAGTCCCCTTGACCACATTCTGTACGGCGTTTCTCGGGCCGGGTCGTGCTTTTCGGGGAACCGGGCGGGGAACGCCTGGCTTATGGACCCGGGCGGTGCCGGACGGGGCCGGGAGGCACCGATGTCCGGGATCGTCCGCGCCGGCATGACACGGGTCGTCAGTCCCAGTCCTGGTCGCCGTGGTTGCGGTCCCAGCGCCCCCCGACCGGCGGGGTGTCCAACCGGATCGCCGCCACCGCGTTGCCGGCCAGGTCGTTGTCCTCCACCCGGCAGCCGACACAACTGCCTCCCGCCGTGATCCAGAGCCCATGGGTCTGGGTGCGTTCGTCGTGGTTGTCCCAGATCCGGTTGCCCCGCACGGTCGCCGAGTCGAACGCCGCGGCGATCGCGATGCCGGCCCGGACCGGTGGCGCGGCCGGCAGCTCGTACGGGGTGCCCGGCAGCGGGGTGTCCCCGCTCCAGCCGGAGTAGGCGTCCGGGCGTACCGGGGCGAGGTGCAGCTCGGTGGCGGTGTTGGCGGCCACCACGGCGACCCGCCGGCCGACCCGCAGCACCTTGCCCCGGTGGCTGTCCTGCGCCCAGGTCGCCGACCGGTCGACCAGGGACCGTTCGCTGTAGCGGACCGACTCGCCGCCACCGCAGGACGCCTCGGCGCACTGCCGGCCGTTGTTGCGGATCCGGTTGTCGAGCAGCATCGCGTCGGTCATCGGGCGGTCCACCCGGATGGCGTCCAGGCCGTTGCCCCAGAACTCGTTGCTCTCCACCACCACGTCCTGCGCCGGGCGCGGGTAGCCACGGCCCAGGTCGTGCTGGTGGTAGCCGTACCCGCCGTTGCTGCTGATCCGGTTGCCGCGCACCGTGTACGGCCCCGGGGTGTTACCCACGCTGATCCCGTCGCGCACGTTGCCGTCGATGACGCAGTCGGTGAGCAGACCGCCCCGGCCTGCGACTCCGGCGGTGCCGTTGCCGGACACGTCGTAGCCGGCCTCCAGGTTGCCCGTCATCGTGCAGCCGGTGACGATCAGCCCGTCGGCCCCCCAGTCGGAGATGCCGAACCGGTTGCCCTGGCTGTGGCAGCCGATGATCCGGTAGCCGCGCGGCGGCGTCCAGTAGTCCTTCTGGAGTTCGAGGAAGATGCCGTTGGTGCCGTTGGCCAGGGCTGTGCAGTTGGCGATGGTGAGCCGTTCCATGTCGCCCCAGCCGCCGATGCCGATGCCGATGCCCGCGCCGCCCATCTGCTCGCCGTTGTCCAGCCGGCCGCAGCCGACCACCACCACCCCGTCGACCAGGGTGTCCTGGAGGAAGTCGCAGCCCAGTCCGCTCGCTCCGGTGTGGTGGATGTAGAGGTTGCGGAACACCCCGCGCACCACGTACTGCAACCCGAGGCCCTTGGCCAGGTAGTTGTACTCGGCGAGGGCCACCCCGGAGCCATCGATCTCGAAGTCGGCGAAGGTGCAGTCGGCGATGTGCCGGTCCCGGTCCGCGCCGTGCTGGAGCACCGTCCAGAACGCCAGTGGCGTCGGGTCGCTGCGATTGCCCTCGTTGCTGAGCAAAAACCGGGTGGCGGCCGGGCCGGCGCCGATCAGCGACACCCCGCTGCGCCACACCGTGCCGGCGTCCCGGATGGAGTAGATGCCCGGCGGGCACCAGATCACCCTGGCCCGCCCGTCGGCCGCGTAGCCGTCACCGAGCCGGTCCACCAGGGCGGCCAGCGCCGGCTGGTCGTTGGTCACCCCGTCACCGGTCAGGCCGTAGTCGTGGGCGTTGCACCACAGCGGCGCACCGGCCACGGGCGGACGGCGGTCCCGCAGGGCGACGGGCAGACCCTGGTACGGCACGGGAGACTCCTCTCGGCGGTGCGTCCACGACCGGTGCGGCGGGTTCTCGACCGCCGCCGGTTTCCCGGCCCGTCGACCGGAAAACCCCGCCCCGCTGCCGGCGGGCCCCGACGAAGCGGACGAACGCCCCGACATGCCGACGGAGCCGGTCACCCCGCCCAGGGTGACCGGCTCCGCGGCGTACCGCTCAGACGTTCGCGACCAGCAACGCCGGCTGTTCGACGCAGTCGGCGACGTGCCGCAGGAAACCACCTGCCACCCCGCCGTCGCAGACCCGGTGGTCGAAGGTGAGGCTGAGCTGGGTCACCTTGCGGACCGCCAACTGCCCGTCGACCACCCACGGCTTGTCCACGATCCGCCCCACCCCGAGCAGCGCCGCCTCCGGGTGGTTGATGATCGGGGTGGAACCGTCCACCCCGAACACGCCGTAGTTGTTGAGGGTGAAGGTGCCACCGGTGAGCCGGGCCGGCGGCAGGGTGCCGGCGCGGGCGGCGGCGGTGGTCTCCGCCAGCGCGGCGGCCAGCTCCCGGGTGGTGAGCCGCTGGGCGTCGCGCAGCACCGGGACGAGTAGGCCCCGGTCGGTCTGCGCGGCGATGCCCAGGTGCACCCCGGCCGACTGGACGATCCGCTGCCCCTCGGTGTCGACGTGCGCGTTGAGCTGCGGGAACCGTCGCAGCCCGCTGAGGCAGATCCGGGCCAGCAGGGCCAGCACGCTGACCGGGGCGTCCGGGGTGGCCGCGTTGATCGCCGCCCGGGTCGCCAGCAGCGCGGTGGCGTCCGCGTCGACCCAGATGGTCACCTCGGGGATCTCCCGGCGACTGCGGGAGAGCTTGTCGGCGATCACCCGGCGGATGCCGGTCAGCGGGATGACGACGTCCTGCGCATCGGCCGGGGCCAGCCCGACGTGCCCGGCCGTTGCCGGCCGGTCCGCGCCGGCGGTCTGCCGGTCCGGGACGACACCGTGCTGCGCCGAGGCGACGACGGGCCGGCCCGGTGGGGTGTCCAGCGCTGCCTCCACGTCGGAGCGACGGATCACGCCGCCGGGGCCGGTGCCGCGCAGCGCGGCCAGGTCCACCCCGTGCTCCCGGGCGAGCCGACGCACGATCGGCGAGATGACCAGAGCGGCCGTCCCACCGGTCGGGGCGGTTGCTTCCTCCGGTCCGGCGACGGGCTCCGGGGCCGGGGTCGGCCGGGATCGGCGGCGACGGCGGGCGGTGCCGCCGTGCCCGGTGCCGTACCCGATCAGCACGTTGCCGGAACCGGCCCGCTCCTCCTCGCGGTAGGTGGCGTGCCCGGCGGGCTCGTCGCCGCCGTCGGGCGACGCGATGGTGATAAGCGGTTGGCCGACCGGGCGCGTCTCGCCGGCCGCGCCGTGCAGGGCGACCACCCGGCCGGCGTACGGGCAGGGCACGTCGACCACCGCCTTGGCGGTCTCCACCTCCACCACGCTCTGGTCCACGGTGACCACGTCGCCGACGGCGACCCGCCACTCGACGATCTCCGCCTCGCTCAGCCCCTCGCCCAGATCGGGCAGGAGGAAGACCCGGGTTCCTGCGGGGGCCTGCGGAACGGTGACGGCCTGCGCTGCGGTGCGGGCGCTCACGCCGCGCTCCCCTGGAGCAGCCAACGCGGGTCGGGCCGGTCGTCCCACTGGAGGCGGGCCACCGTGTCGAGCACCCGGTCCACCCCGGGCAGGTGGGTGTGCTCCAGCATCGGCGCCGGGTAGGGGATGTCCAGCCCGGCGACCCGCAGCACCGGTGCGTGCAGGGCGTGGAAACAGCGCTCCTGCACCCGGGCGGCGATCTCCGCCCCGACCCCGGCGAAGCCCTGCGCCTCGGTGATCACCACGCACCGGCCGGTGCGGCGTACCGAGGCGGTGACCGTGGCGTCGTCGAAGGGCACGATGGTCCGGACGTCGACCACCTCCAGGTCCCAGCCCTCCTCCCGGGCGGCCTCGGCGGCCTCCAGCGCCACCGGCACCGCCGGGCCGTACGCGACCAGGGTGGCGTCGGTGCCGGGTCGACGCACCACGGCCCGGCCGAACGGCGCGGTACGGGCCGGCAGCTCCGCGTCGGCGCTGGCGAAATAGAGCTTCTTCGGCTCCATGAACACCACCGGATCGGGGTCGGCGATCGCCTCCCGCAGCAGCGAGTACGCGTCCTCGACGGTCGCCGGGGTGACCACCTTCAGCCCGGGGGTGTGTGCGTAGTACCCCTCGGACGAGTCGCAGTGGTGCTCCACCCCGCCGATGCCACCGGCGTAGGGCACCCGGATGACCATCGGCACGCTCAACGCGCCCCGGGTGCGGTTGCGCAGCTTCGCCACGTGCGAGGCGATCTGTTCGAACGCCGGGTAGGCGAACGCGTCGAACTGCATCTCGACCACCGGCCGCAGCCCGGTCATGGCCAGGCCGACGGCGAAGCCGACGATGCCGGCCTCGGCGAGCGGGGTGTCGAAGCAACGCTTGTCGCCGAACCGGGCCTGCAACCCGTCGGTGATCCGGAAGACCCCGCCGAGCTGCCCGACGTCCTCGCCGAAGACGAGCACCCGCTCGTCGTCGAGCATCGCGTCGGCGAGCGCGGCGTTGAGCGCCTTCGCCATCGTCATGGTGGCCATCAGGCGTCCCCCTCCGCGTCGGCGGCCAGCTCGGCGCGCACCTGTTCGCGCTGCTCGACAAGTTGCGGGGTCGGCTCGGCGAAGACGTGGTCGAACAGGCTCAGCGGGTCGACCGTCGGCTGGGCGTGCATCCGCTCCCGCAGGTCGGCGGCGTACCCCTCGGCCTCGGCGGCGACCTGCGCCACCGTCGCGTCGTCCAGCTCACCCCGGTTGCGCAGGTACGCCTCCAGCCGGGCCACCGGGTCGCGGCCCCGCCACGCCTCGACCTCGTCGGGATCCCGGTAGCGGCTGGCGTCGTCGGCGTTGGTGTGCGCCTCCATCCGGTAGGTGTGCGCCTCGACCAGGTACGGCCCGTGCCCGGCGCGGGCGTGCGCCACCGCCCGGGTGAGCACCGCGAGCACCGCGAGCGGGTCGTTGCCGTCGACCTGCTCGCTGGGCACCCCGTAGCCGACGCCCTTGTAGGCCAGGCTCGGCGCGGCGGTCTGCCGGGACAGCGGCACGCTGATCGCGTACTTGTTGTTCTGCACGAAGTAGACGACCGGGGCCTTGAACACGGCGGCGAAGTTGAGCCCCTCGTGGAAGTCACCCTCGCTGGTCGCGCCGTCGCCGATGAAGGCCAGCGCCACGGTGTCCCGCCCCTGGTAGGACTCGCCGTAGGCCAGTCCGGCGGCGTGCACGCACTGGGTGGCCAACGGGGTGCACTGCGGCGCGGTGTGCACCACCGTCGGGTCGTACCCGCAGTGCCAGTCGCCGCGCAGCAGGGTCAGCACCTCGACCGGGTCGATGCCCCGGGCGGTCAGCGCCATCGACTCCCGGTAGGTCGGGAAGACCCAGTCGTCGTCGCGCAGCGCGAGCACCGCACCGACCTGGCAGGCCTCCTGGCCGCGCGAGGACGGGTAGACGGCGAGCCGGCCCTGCTTGGTCAGTGCGGTGGCCTGCGCGTCGAACCGGCGGCCGACGACCATCCGGCGGTACATCTCGCGCAACACCTCGACCGGCGGCTCGGGCAGGTCGGCGCGGGACGGCAGCGGGGTGCCGTCGGGGTCGAGCAACCGCACCGGCTCGGTCTGCGGGAGCAGGCCGGCGGTGGGTTCGGGGGCGACCGGGGTGGCCGGTCGACGGGTACGCGGGGATGCCCTGCGGACCGCCTGGGGTGTGGTCGTCACGGCGGGGACCTCCTGGACGTGTGGTGGCCCTATGCTCCAGCCGTTGGATGATTGACTCAACGTTCCCGGTGAACGCGGGACGATTGGCCTACCGAGGAGTATCTGATGAGCCAGCAGACCACCCCGTCGGCGGCCCTACCGGGCGGAACGGGACGTTCGGTCGCCCCGCTGGACGAGGTGGACCGACGGGTCCTCGACGAGCTGACCCGTGACGGCCGGCTGTCCATGCGTACCCTCGCCGAGCGGGTGCACGTCTCGCGCACCAACGCGTACGCCCGGGTGGAGCGGCTGCTGCGCGACGGGGTGATCACCGGGTTCCGGGCCCGGGTGGCGCCGGAGCCGGCCGGGCTGGGCACCTCGGCGTACATCTCGCTGACCATCCAGCAGAACACCTGGCGGGAGGTGTCGGCGGAGCTGGCCCGGGTGCGCTACATCGAGCACGTGGCGCTGCTCAGCGGGGAGCACGACGTGCTGGCCCTGGTCCGCGCGCCGGACAACGCCACCCTGCGGGACGTGGTGCTCAGCCGGGTGCAGGGCATCGCCGGGGTGCTCTCCACCCGGACCTGGCTGGTCTTCGACGAGTTCGACGGGGCCGGCAGCCCCTGGGGGTGAGCGGCCCGGCGCGGTCGCTCAGGCCCCGACTGGCCGGTCCGGGGACGGCCGGGCGGCGGGTCAGCGTTCCGGTGGGGCGGCCAGGCCGGCGCGGTCGGCCAGCGCCAACAGCGGCTCCAGGGAGTAGCGGTCGCCGTCCAGGCCGGCGTGCGGGTCGCCGCGCTCGGCGAACCGGGCCGGCATGCTCAGCACGTCGAAGTCCTCCGGGCGGGCGTCGTCCAGCTCGGCCCACGCCAGCGGGGCCGACACCAGCGCCGCCGGGGTGGGCCGGATCGAGTACGCCGAGGTGACCGTGTGGTCGCGGGCCATCTGGTTGTAGTCGATGAAGACCGGCTTGTCCCGCTGGTCGCGCCACCAGGTGGTGGTGACCAGGTCGGGCAGCCGCCGCGCCAACTCGTGGCCCAGGGCCAGCACCGCGCGCCGGCAGTCGCCGAAGCTCCACCGGGGCTCGATGGAGAGGTAGACGTGCAGGCCCCGCCCGCCGGTCGTCTTGGGGTAGCCGACCATGCCCAGCTCGGTGAGGAAGGCCCGGACCTCGTGCGCCACCGGCACCACCTGGTCGAACCCGACACCCGGCATCGGGTCCAGGTCGATCCGGAGCTGGTCGGGGCGCTCCACGTCGGCCGTCGTCACCGGCCAGGGATGGAACCGCAGGGTGCCGAGGTTGGCCGCCCAGATCACCACCGCCAGCTCGCTCGGCGCGACCTCGTCGGCGGTACGACCGCTGGGGAAGGTGAGGTGTGCGGTGCGGACCCAGTCGGGAGCACCGGCCGGGAGCCGTTTCTGGTAGAACGCATCACCCCGGTTGTCCTGCCGGGTGCCGATCTTGGCCCCCTCGAACACCCCGCGCGGCCAGCGTTCCAGCATCGTCGGCCGGTCCCACAGGGCGCGCAGGATGCCGTCGCCGACGGCCAGGAAGTAGCCGACCACGTCCCGCTTGGTCAGCCCGCGCTCGGGAAAGTAGGGCTTGTCGGGGCTGGAGATGCGGACCAGCCGCTCCCCCACCTGGATCTCCTCGGCCGCCGTCGCCACGCCCACACGGTAACGGCCACCCCCGACACCCACAGCCGGCTCACCGGATCGCAGCGATTCGCGTGAGGGCTACGGCTCGGGCTGCCCGACGTAGGTGCCGCGCTGCGGCACGGTGTAGACCAACCCGCGCTCGCGGAGCTCGGCGACGGCACGGCGGGCGGTGCCGCGGGCCACCCCGAACTCCTGCACGATCGCCGCTTCGCTCGAAATCGGTCGATGCGCCGCAAGATCACCACTGGCGATGCGCTCGGCCAGGATGTTCGCCACCTGGCGATAGACCGGCACCGGGCCGTCTGGGTCGATCACGACACGACGCTAATCGAGAAACAGGTCTTTAGCTATGGCACCCGAACGCCAAACCGTTCAGCGTTCCTCGTCGTCCGCGCCGCGCGGTTGATTCGGCCGGTACTGCCTGATCCACGCATCGACCGCCGTGCGATCCCAGACGCGGACCTTGCCGCTTGCCACCGTGTCGATCGGCGTCGGGAAGGTCGGACGGTTGGTGATCTCGGTGGCCCTGGTGCGCGACACGCCACCGAGCATGTCCGCGATGTCGGAGAGGGCTACGAGTCTCACGATGCGACCGTATGTACGTGCGCCGTGCACACGTTGCCACTTCCAACCTTGACGGTGTGCACGTTGAAGGTGATGCTGGTGAAGCACATCCGGTAGCGGTCCGGGTGCCTGATCGGAGATCGGTGCCCGGACCTGCCTGTCCCCAGAAAGGGCCGACCATGCCGATGGACGAACCGATCTCGCCAGCCCTGGTCATCTGGACCGCCCAGCGGGTGTTGGCCCAGCACCACGAGGCCCCGGACGGGCCGCCACCGCTGCGCCGCTGCTTCCAGTGCTGCGACGACGGATGCCACATGCTGACCTGGGCGCGCTCGGTGCTGCGGGCTCACCGGCAGCCGCCGCCGCTCCCCCACTAGGCTCGCCGCCATGGCGACCTATCTCGACGTACACCCGGAGAACCCGCAGCCCCGGACGATCGCCCGGGTGGTCGACCTGCTGCGCGGCGACGGCCTGGTCGCCTACCCGACCGACTCGTGCTTCGCACTCGGTTGCCAGCTCGGCAACCGGGACGGTCTCGACCGGATCCGGGAGATCCGGCAGCTGGACAGCAAGCACCACTTCACCCTGGTGTGCCGGGACTTCGCGCAGCTCGGCCAGTTCGTGCACATCAACAACGCGGTGTTCCGGTCGCTGAAGGCGGCCACCCCGGGCAGCTACACCTTCATCCTGCCCGCCACCAAGGAGGTGCCGCGCCGGCTGCTGCACCCGAAGAAGAAAACCGTCGGGGTACGCATCCCCGACCACCCGGTCGCGCAGGCGCTGCTGGCGGCGCTGGGTGAGCCGCTGGTGTCGAGCACCCTGCTGCTGCCCGGCGAGACCGAACCGATGACCCAGGGCTGGGAGATCAAGGAGCGGCTCGACCACGCGATCGACGCGGTGATCGATTCCGGTGAGTGCGGCACGCTGCCCACCACCGTGATCGACTTCTCCACCGACGAGCCGGAGATCGTCCGCTACGGCGCGGGCGACCCGACCCGCTTCGAATAGTCGCGCGCCGGCCCGTCTCCTACCTACGTCCCGGGGCGCTCGATCCGGGTCGACCCACCGGCTGGTCGTCGGGTCAGGAACCGGGTTCGGGAGGCGGCAGCGGCAGCGGCTCGACGACCGGGTCGACGTCACGGGCGGAGTGGACGGGTGCCGGCCGGGCCGGACCCGTCGTCCGGCTGTGCCGGCGGCCCGCGCCCACCGGCCCGGAGTGTCGGGCCACCTCGCAGGTGACCAGGCGGATCGGGGCCGGCGGCACGGCGAACTTCCCCGGACCCCAGCGCACCCAGAGGGCGACCCGGCCGGCGGCGGCCTCCGCCGCGAGCTTCTCCCAGGTGCGCCGCCGGTCGGTATGGTCGATCTCGATCACCACGGGCGGCCCGTCCCGGCGGGCGCACGCCACGTCCAGCACCGAGTGCCGGTCGGTCATCGGCGGGGGCAGCGGCAGCACGCTCGCCGCCCGACGGTAGGACCGCCAGCCCTGCCCGGCGGCCCAGGCCAGCACGGCGTCGATGATCCGCGCGGTCACCTCGTCGGTGCCCAGGTCGACGAATTCGAGCCGATCCAGCCAGGCGGTGAGCGATGCCGCCAACCGTTCCCCGTCCGCCGCACTGTCTACCCCGCCGTCCACCCGGGGAGGGTATCGACCCACTGGCGACGGGCCGACCCCGGACCAACGGGCGCGCTCCCCGACCGGTGGGGCGGCGACGGACCCTCCGGATCACATGATCGACGCCGAATCGTTGATGTAGTGGCATCCGTCGGCTCCGATACCACTACATCAACGATGTTGCGCAGCGCCTTCCGCTCGGACCTCGGGCGGCGCAGTGGGGCGGTTATCCGGGTCGGGGTGGGGGTAGGGATGGGGCATGGCGGAACTGGCAGCGCTGTGGATCGTCCGGCACGGTGAGAGCACGGCGAACGTCGCCGCCTCGGCGGCCGAGGCGGACGGCGCGGAACTGATCGACCTGACCCACCGGGACGCCGACGTGCCACTGTCGGACACCGGCGAGGAACAGGCGCGGGCCACCGCGCGCTGGCTGGCCGACCTGCCGGAGCAGCGACGACCCGACCTGGCGGTCGTCTCGCCGTATCTGCGGGCGAGGCGGACGGCCGAGTTGGCGTTGGCCGGCACCGGCATCCCGGCCAGTGTCGACGAGCGGCTGCGTGACCGGGAACTGGGCATCCTCGACGGGTTGACCGGGCACGGGGTGACCCGCCGGTTTCCCGACGAGGCGGCCCGCCGGCAACGGCTCGGCAAGTTCTACTACCGGCCCCCGGGCGGTGAGTCCTGGACCGACGTGGCGCTGCGGCTGCGTACCCTCCTCGGTGATCTGCGCCGCGACCACCAGGGGCAACGGGTGCTGCTGTTCGGGCACGACGCCCTGGTGTTCCTGCTCCGTTACCTGGTGGAAGGGCTCACCGAGGCGGAGCTGATGCGGCTGACCCGGGAACACGTGATCGCCAACTGCTCGGTGACCGGCTGGTCGGCGGACGCCGCCGGCCGGCTCGTCCCGGCCATCTTCAACGACGTCGCCCACCTGCACGCACAGGGTGCCCCACCCACCACGGAGGACGAGATCCATGCCGAACCGGTCTGACACCCGGGTCATCACCCCGGGTCTGCTGCGGGACTGGGCGCTGCCGACGCCGACCGGAGGCAAGGACAACCGGGGAACCGTGCTGGTGGTCGGTGGCTCCCGTTTCACCCCGGGCGCGGTGCTGCTGGCCGGGGTGGCCGCGCTGCGCGCCGGGGCCGGGGTGCTGCAACTGGCCGCCGCCGAGTCCACCGCCGCCGCGCTGAGCATCCAGGTGCCCGAGGCCATGGTGGTCGGCCTGCCGGAGACCGACGACGGCGCGGTCGCCGGTGACCCGGGCGACCGGCTCGGTGACCTGGTCGCGCAGGCCGACGTGGTCACCGTCGGGCCGGGCCTCAACGACATCGACCAGACCCGCGCGCTGCTGCGCCTGGTGCTGTCGGCGGCCGGGCCGCACACCGCACTGGTCTTCGACGCGTACGCGCTGGGGGCGCTCAGCCACGAACCGGACCTGCTGGTCGGCGCGGACCGGAAGGTGGTGCTGACCCCGAACCTCACCGAGGCCCGGCACCTGCTCGGCCGGGATCCCGGCGACGACCTGGACGCCGACTCCCGCGAGCTGGCCCGCCGGTACGAGGCGGTGGTCTCCCTCTACGGCCACATCGCCACCCCCGACGGCCAGGGCTGGCGGGAGGAGAGCGGCGACGCCGGGCTGGGCACCTCGGGCAGCGGCGACGTGCGGGCCGGCCTGCTCGCCGGACTGCTCTCCCGGGGTGCCGAGCCCGCCCAGGCAGCCTGCTGGGCGGCGTGGGTGCACGCGGTCAGCGGGCAACGGCTGGTGCCCCGGTACGGCCGGATCGGGTTCCTCGCCCGCGAGCTGCTCGACGAGATCCCGCACACCATCGCCACCGTCTGACGTCGCCTTACATTCGTCGACCACGATCCGTTTCCGCAGCTCGTCCCGGGGTATCGGGAGCACCGTCAGCCGATCAAGGAGGTCTGCCGGTGTCCACCGACGCCATCGTCCTGCTCAAAGAGGACCACAAGGAGATACGCCGCCTCTTCCGCGAGTTCGAGAAGGCGCAGGAGGGGCCGGCCAGTCGCCGTCGCAAGATCGTCGACGAGATCGTGGCGGCCCTGACCACGCACACCTACCTCGAGAACGAGGCGATGTACCCGGAGGTCCGCAAGCTGCTGCCGGACGTGGAGGACGACATCCTGGAGTCGTACGAAGAGCACCACGTCGCCGACCTGCTCTGCGCCGAACTGGCCGCGATGGACGCCTCCGACGACCACTTCGTCGCCAAGACGACTGTGCTGATCGAGAACGTCGAGCACCACATCGAGGAGGAGGAGCAGGAGTGGTTCCCGAAGGTACGCGAGGCGCTCGGCCGTAACCCGCTCCAGGAGATCGGCGAGCGGATGATCGCGCTGCGCCCGGACGCGCCCCGCTCGCCCGGCGACCCGAAGGCGATCAAGAGCGCCCGGCACGCCACCACCGCCTGACCGCACCCGCACCCTGCGGGGTCCGACCGCCGGTCGGGCCCCGCAGGCCGTCGCCCGCCCGGCCCGGTGGTTCACCAGGCAGTCGGTGGGGCGCCCTCCGGTGCCGGCAGGATCCGCCGTACCCGCCCCGGGGGGATGCCGCGCTGCCGCCACTCCCGGGGGTAGCCCACCGAGACCTCCTCGAACCGCACCCCGTCCTTCCAGGTGGTGCGTGGGATGTGCAGGTGCCCGTAGACCACCGCGGCGGCGACGAACCGGCGGTGCCAGTCGGCGGTGGCCTGCGTCCCGCACCACTGGGCGAAGATCGGGTAGCGCAGCACCTCGGTCGGGTGGCGGTCCAACGGCCAGTGGTTCACCAGCACCGTGGGCAGCGCCGGGTCCCGGGCCGCCAACCGGCGGGCGGTCGCGTC harbors:
- a CDS encoding L,D-transpeptidase codes for the protein MDVRRRLTLLAVTIAAAPLALGGCTAERKPAAGAAPGGAAGPTVSVSPADRAKDVPISAEVGTTVKNGRVSSVKLTDDKGKAVAGEPREDGSSWVPAVPLGSGRRYTAEVTATGDSGRTTVGRTTFTTVTNTHRQALTSVLYFAGNQTYGTAMPVTVAFEPAIPKEARAAVQRRLFVKTDPPQPGTWSWLEDGSQVYYRAPDFWRTGTTISVRSALAGLPIGKEYVGDDDRRSTSKIGRQVALDIDNATKQMSVFQDGRLIRRIPVSLGKPSTPSSSGKMVIMEKHQQTRFDTRGEPDGGYVVDVEDAQRLTWGGEFIHAAPWSEGDQGYTNVSHGCANVSSTAADWLMGVTQVGDLVTVKGTEVPLRPGNGWTAWNTSWAEFARGSALPVPPGLKPAPTTSPAHPGAVAGGSSPAPAPSASGG
- a CDS encoding alpha-ketoacid dehydrogenase subunit beta, translating into MATMTMAKALNAALADAMLDDERVLVFGEDVGQLGGVFRITDGLQARFGDKRCFDTPLAEAGIVGFAVGLAMTGLRPVVEMQFDAFAYPAFEQIASHVAKLRNRTRGALSVPMVIRVPYAGGIGGVEHHCDSSEGYYAHTPGLKVVTPATVEDAYSLLREAIADPDPVVFMEPKKLYFASADAELPARTAPFGRAVVRRPGTDATLVAYGPAVPVALEAAEAAREEGWDLEVVDVRTIVPFDDATVTASVRRTGRCVVITEAQGFAGVGAEIAARVQERCFHALHAPVLRVAGLDIPYPAPMLEHTHLPGVDRVLDTVARLQWDDRPDPRWLLQGSAA
- a CDS encoding dihydrolipoamide acetyltransferase family protein, yielding MSARTAAQAVTVPQAPAGTRVFLLPDLGEGLSEAEIVEWRVAVGDVVTVDQSVVEVETAKAVVDVPCPYAGRVVALHGAAGETRPVGQPLITIASPDGGDEPAGHATYREEERAGSGNVLIGYGTGHGGTARRRRRSRPTPAPEPVAGPEEATAPTGGTAALVISPIVRRLAREHGVDLAALRGTGPGGVIRRSDVEAALDTPPGRPVVASAQHGVVPDRQTAGADRPATAGHVGLAPADAQDVVIPLTGIRRVIADKLSRSRREIPEVTIWVDADATALLATRAAINAATPDAPVSVLALLARICLSGLRRFPQLNAHVDTEGQRIVQSAGVHLGIAAQTDRGLLVPVLRDAQRLTTRELAAALAETTAAARAGTLPPARLTGGTFTLNNYGVFGVDGSTPIINHPEAALLGVGRIVDKPWVVDGQLAVRKVTQLSLTFDHRVCDGGVAGGFLRHVADCVEQPALLVANV
- a CDS encoding right-handed parallel beta-helix repeat-containing protein, encoding MPYQGLPVALRDRRPPVAGAPLWCNAHDYGLTGDGVTNDQPALAALVDRLGDGYAADGRARVIWCPPGIYSIRDAGTVWRSGVSLIGAGPAATRFLLSNEGNRSDPTPLAFWTVLQHGADRDRHIADCTFADFEIDGSGVALAEYNYLAKGLGLQYVVRGVFRNLYIHHTGASGLGCDFLQDTLVDGVVVVGCGRLDNGEQMGGAGIGIGIGGWGDMERLTIANCTALANGTNGIFLELQKDYWTPPRGYRIIGCHSQGNRFGISDWGADGLIVTGCTMTGNLEAGYDVSGNGTAGVAGRGGLLTDCVIDGNVRDGISVGNTPGPYTVRGNRISSNGGYGYHQHDLGRGYPRPAQDVVVESNEFWGNGLDAIRVDRPMTDAMLLDNRIRNNGRQCAEASCGGGESVRYSERSLVDRSATWAQDSHRGKVLRVGRRVAVVAANTATELHLAPVRPDAYSGWSGDTPLPGTPYELPAAPPVRAGIAIAAAFDSATVRGNRIWDNHDERTQTHGLWITAGGSCVGCRVEDNDLAGNAVAAIRLDTPPVGGRWDRNHGDQDWD